One region of Alosa sapidissima isolate fAloSap1 chromosome 1, fAloSap1.pri, whole genome shotgun sequence genomic DNA includes:
- the LOC121694574 gene encoding neuritin-like, protein MGLSLASKFILLLLFLELIASRPDSVDAACDAVFKGFSDCLLNLGENMVNYPQALNDRENLQTLCSYWDDFHSCATTALADCQEGATVIWEQLKQQSRSLNFEGSLFELCGGNSRAFKHSLSYGVTIMFTALSTLVTWLFY, encoded by the exons ATGGGACTAAGTTTGGCCAGTAAATTTATCTTATTACTCCTTTTTTTGGAACTGATAG CCTCTAGGCCTGACTCGGTAGATGCTGCATGTGACGCGGTATTCAAGGGTTTCTCTGACTGCTTGCTAAACCTGGGAGAAAACATGGTCAACTACCCTCAGGCCCTCAACGACAGAGAAAACCTTCAGACCCTCTGCTC GTATTGGGATGACTTTCACTCTTGTGCCACCACAGCACTCGCAGATTGCCAAGAGGGGGCAACTGTGATCTGGGAGCAACTGAAACAGCAATCCAGGAGCTTGAACTTTGAGGGGAGCCTATTTGAACTGTGTGGAGGAAACAGCAGGGCATTTAAACATAGCTTGTCTTATGGAGTAACGATAATGTTTACAGCTCTTTCTACACTGGTGACATGGCTTTTTTACTGA